Below is a genomic region from Longimicrobium sp..
GCCATCGGCGCCAAGCTGGTGGCCAACATGCTGGTCAGCGCCGGGGCGGACCGCGTGCTGTCGGTGGACTTCCACCAGCACCAGATCCAGGGCTTCTTCGACGTGCCGGTGGACCACCTGTACGCGGCGCCCGTCTTCACGCGGTACTTCCGCGAGAAGCAGCTCACCAACCTGGTGGTGGTATCGCCCGACGTGGGCTCGGCCAAGATGGCGCGCGGCTTCGCCAAGCGGCTCGACGCCACCATGGGCATCATCGACAAGCGCCGCCCGGCCGCCAACGTGGCCGAGGTGATGAACGTCATCGGCGAGGTGGAGGGCAAGGACTGCCTCCTTTCCGACGACATGATCGACACGGCCGGCACCATGGCCGAGGCGGCGCGCGCGCTCAAGGAGCGCGGCGCCAACGACGTGTACGCCTGCGCTACGCACGCCCTGCTTTCGGGCCCGGCGGTGGAGCGGCTGGCGAACGCGCCGTTCAAGGAGATCGTGGTCACCAACACGGTGCCCGTTCCCCAGGAGAAGCGGTTCCCCGGCCTCACCGTGCTTTCCGTGGGAG
It encodes:
- a CDS encoding ribose-phosphate pyrophosphokinase, whose translation is MPEAFASGGPMLLAGTANLPLAEEIAQVVKVPLGAVTIQRFSDGEIFVRIDENVRGRDIFIIQSTTAPADSIMEMLLLIDAVKRASAARVTAVMPYFGYARQDRKDQPRVAIGAKLVANMLVSAGADRVLSVDFHQHQIQGFFDVPVDHLYAAPVFTRYFREKQLTNLVVVSPDVGSAKMARGFAKRLDATMGIIDKRRPAANVAEVMNVIGEVEGKDCLLSDDMIDTAGTMAEAARALKERGANDVYACATHALLSGPAVERLANAPFKEIVVTNTVPVPQEKRFPGLTVLSVGELVGQAIRFTHINESVSSLFE